DNA from Marinagarivorans cellulosilyticus:
GCAAGGCTTAAATCGCAATCAGCGGCGAGAATATTTTTATGTAACCCGCGCCCATATCCAAAGCTATTTAATCACTTTGCGAAAAATTGCAGGCCTATCTTTTTATGAGCGGCTGTTTTCTATGTGGCATATGCTGCATTTGCCGATATTTGTAATGCTGATTATTACTGCTGTTGCGCACGTTTATGCCGTGCACGTCTACTAGCCGTTGCTTTGCTTTTGCCTTGCGACATTAATGAAGATTATTGTGATTTGAAAATGACCGTGTCTTATCGCCGCTTGTTCCCTGTACTGCGCGTTTGTATGGCTGTGCTGCTGTTTTATGTTAGCGCCGATGCTTTCGCTCAGGATGCTTCCTTTTCGTTTAAAAAGTTATTAATGCCAGGGCCTGTTGTGGCGGGGCATGCTGAGTACGAAAAGGAGTGTGACCTTTGCCATGGCGATGACCGGCCACAGCTGTGTCGCGATTGCCACGAAGAAATCGATGCTGATATTATCAAAGCAGAAGGCTTTCATGGCCGTATGGCGGTTGCAAAGGAGCTCGACTGTATTGGTTGTCACTCTGAGCACTTGGGGCGCGATGGCGATATCCTTAACTTTGATGCCGATACCTTTAACCATGCCAATACCGACTACGAATTAACCGGCAAGCATGGCGAGGTACAATGTTCGTCTTGCCACCAAGAAAGCAAAACCTACCGCGAAGCGCCCAGCCAGTGTTTTGATTGTCACGAAAAAGACGATAATCACAAAGGCGCTTTTGGCGAGGAGTGTAGCGATTGCCATGTGACCGACGGCTGGCAAGATAACCGCTACGATCACTCAGAAACTGAGTTTGCACTATTTGGCCGCCACGAAGAAATTACCTGTGGTGCTTGCCATCCGGATCAGAAATACGAAAACACGCCTACCGAATGTTATGCCTGCCATGCGGTTAACGATGTGCATGCCGGTGTTAATGGTCGCGAGTGCGATAAGTGCCATAAGGTAACAACTTGGGATGAGCTGGCTTTTGATCACAACGTCGATACCGACTTTAAGATTAAGGGCGGCCACGAAGGCTTAAATTGTAATGCCTGTCACGAGCAGTCGGGCTTTGAAAAGCAACCCAGCATGCGCTGCGTAGGCTGCCACATTAACGATGATAAGCACTTTGGCCGCAATGGTCGCGAGTGCGATAGCTGCCATAACGAAAACAGCTGGAAGAAACAAACCTTTGATCACAATGACGATACTGACTTTGAATTACACGGTAAGCACGTCGGCTTAAGTTGCGAAAGTTGCCACGGCACCGAGGAGACCAATAAAGAATTAGCCTCTGAGTGTGTGGATTGCCACAGTGCTGACGACGTGCACGAAGGGCAAGAGGGTAAACAGTGTGGCCAGTGCCACAACGAAGAGGGCTGGCAAACCAAGGTGCGCTTTGATCACAACTTATCAGCCTTCCCTTTGATGGGGATGCACGCGATTACGAGCTGCGAAAGTTGCCATGCCAGCAAGACCTTCCAAGATGCCAAAACGGCCTGTTACGATTGCCACCAAGCCGATGATAGCCACAAGCTATCTTTAGGTACCGATTGCGCTAGTTGCCACACGCCGAATGATTGGAAGCTCTGGTTGTTCGATCACAATACACAAACCGATTTTAAGCTCGATGGTGCCCACGAAGGGCAGGCTTGCAGCGCTTGCCATACCGAGCCTGCTAAAGATGGTGTTAAGCAAAGTACCGCTTGTATTGCCTGTCACGCTAATGATGACGAGCACAATAAGCGCTTTGGGCGCACTTGTGAGCGTTGCCATGTGACCGAGTCCTTTAAAGTGATTGGAGTACAAGTGCGATGAGCCCAATAATATGGTTACGCCAGCTAGCCGCGCTGGCACTGATGCTAGTCGCTTTGTGCTCGGTCAATGTTTTGGCTGCTGATGAGGGTGATGCCAGCGCCGAAGCCCCCGCTGAACAAGCCTTTACCTTTGACCACTTTGCGACCGGTTTTGCGCTTGAGAATGCGCACGCGGATGTCGACTGTGAAAGCTGCCACTCGCGAGGCCGTTTTGAGGGGACTCCAAGGCAGTGCGTGGGCTGCCATGTGAACGGTGGTTTTGTTGAGGCTTCGGAAAAACCTGTTTCGCACATTCAAACAACAGATAACTGCAGCGATTGCCACAGCACCATGGAGTGGACATTCGCCGTGCAGGTTGACCACTCGGCCGTGCTGGGTAGCTGCGAAAGTTGCCACAATGGCACAACGGCAATCGGTAAGCATCCACAGCATATCGAAAGCTCCAACCAATGTGACGATTGCCATATTACGGCAAGCTTCAGCTTGGTTAACTTTGATCACTCGGGCGTAACTGGCAGCTGCGTTAGCTGCCACGATGGCGTGCAAGCAACGGGTAAAAACCCAACCCATATACTGTCGACAAACGACTGCGAGCTGTGCCACAGCACCTCGATATGGTCACCAGTTGTTCAAGTCGATCACTCGGCGGTAACGGGCTCTTGTGTCAGTTGCCACAATGGAACAATTTCCACGGGTAAGCCGGCGTTGCATATTAATACCACCGATGCTTGCGAAGCTTGCCACGGTACTACTTTGTGGTCGCCGGTCACTCGGGTCGATCACATGGAAGTTAACGGTACCTGCTTTAGTTGCCACGATAATGTCGTGGCCGATGGCAAACCGGCTAACCACTACCCTAGCAGCAATCAATGTGATGATTGCCACGTTACCAGCGATTGGAGTCAGGCAGTATACGACCACGGTGATATTAATAGCGGTTGTATTGCCTGTCACGATGGTGTGTTGGTTGAAGGCAAATCGCCGCTGCATATTTTGACCAGCAATACCTGCGAGGCGTGCCACAGCACAAATGTGTGGGCGCCCACTACTGCTGTGGACCATGATGAAGTGCAAGGTTCTTGTTTTAGTTGCCACAATGGCGCAACGGCTGTTGGCAAGTCTGCACAGCATATCAATACGACAAATAACTGCACTGCTTGCCACGCCACAGCGCAGTGGATGCCAGCGCAGATGGTTGACCATATTGAAGTGAATGGTACCTGTGAAAGCTGCCACGACGGCGTGGTTGCCGGTGGTAAACCAATGGATCACTACCCAACGATTGGTAAGCAGTGCGACGATTGCCATATCACCAGCGACTGGAGTCAAGCTGTTTACGATCACGGTAGTATCGACAGTGGTTGTGTCGTCTGCCACGACAACGCGTTAGCTCCTGGCAAAACGCCGTTACATATTGCGACCATTGATGCATGTGAGTTTTGCCACAACACTTCGGTGTGGTCGCCTACTGTCGCGGTGGATCACACGGCGGTATTGGGCACTTGCGCAAGCTGCCACAACGGGACTGATGCGCAAGGCAAGCACGCCGCTCATATTAATTCCACCGATACGTGCGATGCTTGCCACTTAACTTCTAGCTGGTTAGTGGACTTTGTTGATCACGACCAAGTGATGGGGGCATGTGCGAGCTGCCACGACAATGTGATTGCCGCAGGCAAGCAGCCAGATCATCCCCCCGTTGGGGATCTGGCGTGTGAGTTCTGCCATCAATCAACAACAACGTGGCTGGTGGAGTAAGTTGTGCGCTATTCCCTTTTGATTACCCAAGTGATGTTTGCTGTGCTGCCTAGTTACCTCGTGCGTAAAGTGTTTGCTGTAGTTGCTTTATTGGCTGCAGTTTTTAGCCCTTACGCGCTGGCGTCTAACGAGGTGCTAAACGACCTTAATGTTGTTGAAACTGCAGAAGGCATGGTGGTTGAAATACGCTACTTCCGGCCGCTGTTTTACGTTAGCCACTCACCGGAAAAGTCGGGTAAAAAGTTGCGGGTGCAGCTGCGCCAAAACAGCATAGACCTTGCCGCGGCAGCTGAATTCGGCAGTAACGAGGAGGTCTTGACGTGGTCGTCGGCTTTTGGCGCCCCAGTCGATACGGTGGTGTTAGACAATATTCACAGCGAAGCGCCTACGCTGGTGGTTAACTTTTCCGAGAAAGTAAAATTTAATGCGCGCCATGCAAGCGATCACCAATCGATGATTATTGTTATTGAGCGCGATAAATCAGATATTGTGAATGCGCAGGTATTTGAGGAAACAAAAACAGACGCGCCTGTTAATTTAGTGACGCAGCTAAAACCCTTAGATTATGCAATGACCGATTTGCTCGACCGCGCGAATAAAGCGATGCTCGACCAAGATTACAGTCGCGCAGTGCAAATTTTTACCCGTATTCGCGCCGAAGGTAACGAAGCTATTAAGCCGCCGGTACAAGAATTAATAGGTTTGGCGCGTGAATACAAAGGCCAATTGGCACACGCTAAAGCAGAGTACCAGCGGTACCTAGAAGACTACCCTGAAGGCGAGGGCGCGGTGCGCGTTAGCCAGCGCTTAAACGCCATTGTTACCGCCACGCAACAACCTAAACGCCCTATAGGCGCTGAGCGCAGTGCTCAAGCAGGCAAGGGCGAGCAGTGGCAAAAGCAAGTTTATGGCAGCTTTGGGCAATATTATTTTCGCAATGAAATTACGGTGGCTGATGAGTCGTCTCGACTTTTGCGCTCGGTATTAAATAACGATTTGAACGTGGTGGCCCGCGCCCGCAATGATCATTACGATTTTAAAGCCCAAATTGCTGGCAATTATCAAAAGGATCTTAACTCCGATACCGACCGCGATAAGCTAAACCCTAATTTACTGTCGCTAGAAGGGCGACAAAAAGATTGGGGTTTATACGGCCGTGTGGGTAGGCAGTCGCGTAATTCTGGTGGTGTATTTGGTCGCTTTGATGGTGGTCATGTTTCCTATGAGGCGACAGGCATTATTACGGTTAATGGCGTTGCCGGTTACCCTGTTGATTACTCCAAGCGTGACGAAGTGAATGCCGATAGAAGCTTTTATGGCGCCAGTGTTGATGTTGGTACTTTGTGGGGTGGTTGGGAGTTTAGTGGTTTCTATTTTAACCAAGTAAATCAAGGTGCACTGGACCGCGAAGCCATTGGCGGCGAAGCGCGTTATTACGATGGCCAAAAGTCTTTTTTTACAATGGTTGATTACGATATTTATTATAACAACCTTAACCTATTTATGATTAACGGTACTTGGGCATTTGACCAAGGCCTAACTTTAAGCGCCAGTTATGATCGCCGTAGTAACCCAATATTAACAACAACGTCGGCAGTTATTGGCCAAGGTGGTGACGACTTAGCCGATCTAAGCACCCGCTATACTTTGTTACAAATTGTGCAATTGGCTATGGACCGCACCGCCACTATTGATAACGCCAGCCTTGGCGTAACCAAAACGTTGAATGATAACTGGCAATTAAATGCGTCTTTAAACACTTCGAAGTACGGTGGCACGGTTGCATCTGGTGGGGTGGAAGCCATCGAGGCTTACGGGCAAGATTTTTATTATTCAGCGCAACTGGTTAGCAACCGTTTTATTACTGATAACGACAGCTTAATTGTTGGTGTGCGCTATGCCGATACCGATCGCGCGAGCACATCATCGCTAGACCTGAATTGGCGTATATCGGCAACACCTAAGCTGCGCATTAACCCGCGCTTGCGCTTTGATCACCGTAAAAGTAACGAGAACAACAACAGCCGCGTAATGACGCGCCCAGTATTGCGATTGGATTACGCGGTAAGGCGCGCGGTTAAATTGGAGCTTGATCTGGGTTACGACTTCATCAGTGAAACCTTTATTGATCAAGATGTAGATTCAACCGGTTATTATGTAAATGCTGGTTATCGTTTGCAGTTTTAGCGCTTCCAAAGCCAATACCTGGTAGCGAGTATTGGCTTTGCTTTGCATGTAAATTCGGCGTTTACCGATGCCCTTTAAACTACACCTAACGCCTTTACACTGCAGCTAATCTCCTAAAACTACACCTGTAGTGGTCAATTCAACCCCTTTAAGCTACACCGTTGTATTAATTAAACGCTTGTGTAGCCAATAATCTAAACTGATGTAGCGCCCAGCCCCCATAAAAAACAGTGCCAGCAGCATAATAAAATAAGTAGCGGCAAATTCGATGCCGTTATTCAGGACAACAAAATTTCCCGTTTCAGTTAACCATTCGTAATTACCGTTTTCTTGCAAAATGTTTTTTGCGCGGCTTAAGCGGCTGCCTACGGCTTCGCTATTTTCTAAGCTGGCTTTGGCTCCTGGGAAGTTTACTGGCGCTAATACCGCGGACATACTGGTTTCGGGATTGCTTGGTGCTATAGCGTACCAGCCGTTACCCCAGTGTGCCGTTGTCATAGCGATTATCATCGTGAACATTAACGGCGCCGCTAGCCAGCGTGTGGCAATGCCAAATAGCAAGGCAAAGCCGCCAATAATTTCAGTGGCAGTGGCTAAAAAGGCCATAAGGAATGGTGCCGGCAAGC
Protein-coding regions in this window:
- a CDS encoding cytochrome c3 family protein, which encodes MLLPCDINEDYCDLKMTVSYRRLFPVLRVCMAVLLFYVSADAFAQDASFSFKKLLMPGPVVAGHAEYEKECDLCHGDDRPQLCRDCHEEIDADIIKAEGFHGRMAVAKELDCIGCHSEHLGRDGDILNFDADTFNHANTDYELTGKHGEVQCSSCHQESKTYREAPSQCFDCHEKDDNHKGAFGEECSDCHVTDGWQDNRYDHSETEFALFGRHEEITCGACHPDQKYENTPTECYACHAVNDVHAGVNGRECDKCHKVTTWDELAFDHNVDTDFKIKGGHEGLNCNACHEQSGFEKQPSMRCVGCHINDDKHFGRNGRECDSCHNENSWKKQTFDHNDDTDFELHGKHVGLSCESCHGTEETNKELASECVDCHSADDVHEGQEGKQCGQCHNEEGWQTKVRFDHNLSAFPLMGMHAITSCESCHASKTFQDAKTACYDCHQADDSHKLSLGTDCASCHTPNDWKLWLFDHNTQTDFKLDGAHEGQACSACHTEPAKDGVKQSTACIACHANDDEHNKRFGRTCERCHVTESFKVIGVQVR
- a CDS encoding DoxX family protein codes for the protein MPTLQKYCTYLHMLLNKTRPADFIAPLLLRLYLAPIFISAGLNKLNSFDSVVMWFGNSDWGLGLPAPFLMAFLATATEIIGGFALLFGIATRWLAAPLMFTMIIAMTTAHWGNGWYAIAPSNPETSMSAVLAPVNFPGAKASLENSEAVGSRLSRAKNILQENGNYEWLTETGNFVVLNNGIEFAATYFIMLLALFFMGAGRYISLDYWLHKRLINTTV